Genomic window (Ureibacillus composti):
TTTCTGTTCGTAAAAATAATTGATACTATTTCTTTTCATAGCCTTTGTTCTTTACAAATATTTTTGAATTGTCTTTCATTTTATCGAAAATAATTATTTTGTCAATATAATTTTTAAAAATTTTTGTTAAGATTACTTATCATTTTACTTCTATCTATTTAATCTTTACACAGTATATGAATCTAATTATCTTTTTAATAAACGATTATTTACCTACTACATTTACAATTTGGTCCACATTTACATCGAGGCCCACATTTACACTGTGTTCTACTTACGTTTTTTGGCCCGCAATTACACTTAATTTTAGAACTAAGAAAAGGCTTACATTTACAATATGGCTTACAATTACAGCTTGGTTTACATTGGCAATAACCAGAATTACAACTCATTAAGAATCCCCCATAACGTTTATATTAATAATATGAGGAATATCAATAAATGATTGTACATTCCTTCCCTTCCCCATCAATGTAATTTCTTATCGTAGGACTAAAAAGCGCCTAATTAATTGATAGGGACGAACTCATCTTATTTCGTTTTAAAAATCTTCTATATAACACTTCTTTTACATCTTAATCCCATAACAGCCCATTATGTATAAGATTATTTACTTGAGCAAAAACTTTTACAAAGGGGTGATCACGATGGAAAAGAAGGAACCATATCCTACAACAGCACCAGAAGAGCCGAAAATAACAATTGAAAACCAATCTAGTTTTTTTAATGCGCTTGATAATTCTGTTAACAAGCATAAAGAGTATGAAGAAGCTAATATCGCTATTACCGGTGACGAAATTGAACAACAAAACGAGAATTTATAATCTGCTTTTTCTCAAATACTAGATTGAATTGATTATATCCATTCTCTCTACTTTAATTACAAAATTTATATAAGTTCTCAATACTTCACTAAAGTCTGTAACCACACAATAATGGTTACGGACTTTTTCTTTTAAAGTATTAATTTATCTTTTAGGGAAAACTTGTATTATTTGTTAAATATAGAATAAAACCCCTTTCTTCTTTTTATAAATTTCGTTATGATTAATAAGGATTATGGAAATGATTTACAAATACGTTCGAGAGTAGGTTAATTAAATATGCTTGATCTATTCAAAAAAGCAATACATACCATTGGTAAACAACTTCGCGAGTCTTTTCCCTTCTCTACGGTGTCCACCTACAAAGAAGAAACAGGAAAAGGCATTTTTAGTGCGGTATCAAACAAAGGTTCTTATGGGGAATTTTTGTCATATAAGAAGCTTTCTGCTCTACCTGGATATCATAAAGTACTGTTTAATATTTATCTCCCAAACGGGAAGGGACAGACAACAGAAATCGATGTTGTTTTTCTGCACGAAACAGGCGTTTACGTTATCGAATCGAAGAATTATAGTGGCTGGATTTTTGGAAATGAAAAAGATATGAATTGGATGCAAACGTTCCCAAATGGGAAAAAGTATCCATTTTATAATCCTATTAAACAAAATGCCGGACATATACGAGCATTGCAGTCGATCATCCCTTCCATTGATTCCGGTTTGTATAAGTCTCTTATCGTTTTTAGTGAGCGGTGTTCATTAAAAAAGGTACACCACGACTCCCCTAACACCTATGTAATGAATCGAAATCATTTGAAGAAGATTATGACAGAAGAAATTAGATCTTCTTCCCATCAACTAGAACCTGAATATATCGACAAAGTTTACAGATTCCTTTCTCACTATTCCAAAGCCGAACAAATCGTTAAAGAACAGCACGTTGAAACGATTCAGAGTAGGAAGTAGAATTATCATATTAATTATTAAAATAAAAGCATATTGCTCTTAAACTTTTCTTATTCTTACCATAAAAAAACCCCCATAAAAGTTAGATAAGTGTCAAACTTTTACAGGGGAAGTTCAATTTTGTAAGTGTTTTATCGTGAAAACTATACCAATATTTACAAGATAATTAACCATCAATTCAAGAAGATTATGATAGTAAAGTATTCCATTTGATTGCGATAAAAAGCCCACTTTCTATTAGAAAGTAGGCTTTTTACGAGTGTGAGTGTTAACTTTGAAAATCATTAACAATAACATCTTTTACGCCGATCTCTTGAAGATAGGCTACAACCTCTTGATGTTTTGGGTGTGGGCCGTATTGCTCAAAAGATTCTACGTTTGAAAAGTCAACGAAAAGTCCAATATCATAACCTTTAGAACGATTCGTAAAATCCTTCCCTACTTTCAAATTGTCAATGCCAGGAATTTCCTCTTGTAGTGATTTTAATTTACCAATAAGTTCGGACTTTTGTTCTTCTGTAGTAGACTCTCCGAATTGTAATAACACGATATGGCTTACCATTTCATATTCCCCCTAAAAACTCTATGAGTGTTATAGTTTACGGCAACTATTTATAGCTAAGTAACTTTTGAAGTGGTCTTTGATTAAAAGGAGACTTAAAGCTATTAACTATAGATTAGTTCTAATAAATAATCTATTACTGATTTTACGCAAATATGTATCCTCATAGCATTGCAGGTTAATCAAAAGAAGTCGTATTCTTTTTTAGAACACGACTTCTTTATAAATCAAATACGCTTTGGCGTATTTTCGTCCAGATTTTATCGAGCTTGGGCCAACAAAATCCTTTTTGTGACGAGTAACCGCAGGAGCAGGATGTTGGTCATACCACTGTTGCCACAGGACGTGGCGTTTTCAGCGAGAAGTGGCGTTCTTAGTCTGAGTTCATCTATTTCAGTCGGGGTTTGAACCCCCACTGAATTGTTTAACCTTTTGCATTCATCACACCACTAT
Coding sequences:
- a CDS encoding nuclease-related domain-containing protein, with product MLDLFKKAIHTIGKQLRESFPFSTVSTYKEETGKGIFSAVSNKGSYGEFLSYKKLSALPGYHKVLFNIYLPNGKGQTTEIDVVFLHETGVYVIESKNYSGWIFGNEKDMNWMQTFPNGKKYPFYNPIKQNAGHIRALQSIIPSIDSGLYKSLIVFSERCSLKKVHHDSPNTYVMNRNHLKKIMTEEIRSSSHQLEPEYIDKVYRFLSHYSKAEQIVKEQHVETIQSRK
- a CDS encoding Dabb family protein, whose product is MVSHIVLLQFGESTTEEQKSELIGKLKSLQEEIPGIDNLKVGKDFTNRSKGYDIGLFVDFSNVESFEQYGPHPKHQEVVAYLQEIGVKDVIVNDFQS